The Arachis hypogaea cultivar Tifrunner chromosome 14, arahy.Tifrunner.gnm2.J5K5, whole genome shotgun sequence DNA window gaacgtacctCTCGTCCAAACGCATACCCTGCTATTGTCGCATGCTAGAAATGCATCAGTGGGGCTGCATAAAGAATGTACCAGAATGTCTCTCAGCTCGTAACATATTCATACGACATCATTCACTAATGCATATCTTAAACCCAAAAATTACAACTTGTCCACTACCAAATAATATAACGCATTAAGATGGAAAATAACATCATATATCCATCAAATTGGGTCAaatgagaaaatatttttaaaacatacttctttaaaaaagaataaaatcacGACAAGATAAAAAGATCACTGATTACTATTCATATTAACCACTAACATGAACActtatatattctaaattagcaACAAAAAACAATGACTACCATTCTAACATACCAAaggcaaaaaatatatatatatatattaactgattgaatcttattttaaaagaataagcTCGCTCCATCCAAGCGATAAAGTCGGTCAGGGTTATTCCCTATCGGCTGAATATTCTGTTCAACCCTTTGTTGGAGTGGTATGAGGTTcttttctctgagatttggtggGCAAAAGTTTGAAAAAGTGGTTCGAATGAGCTTCCTTCGAACTCTTTATATAGGAAGAGGCTTAGTAATTTGAATGAGTGGGATTCGAATTACCAACGGCAGCCAGAACCATTTGCTAATTCGAAACAAGCTGTTTCGAATTACTATGTGCACAAAATGGTTGGCTAGTTTAAACTGAGCTAATTCGAACTAGTATGAGTTGCTGTGCGTATGTAATTCGTTacatgttgattcgaattactatcaAGAATTGATGCAAGCATAATTCGAGTTCcaccaattcgaattactatgtgcaCATGAAATTCGAATTACTTAGATTCGAATTACTATTGATTGGTGTAATTCGAGTTGCCTTGATTCGAACTATATAGAAACGTCCTCCTAGTAGATCCTTGTCACGTTTTTTGCTTTGGTTGAATCATGTAAATTCTCCTCCCATCTGGTTAAATATTGTGATTTAtctaaacatgttaaacaccaaatatattaaaaactaaacacattaaaatccaaacatattaaacactaaagacattaaaatccaaacatattaaaaggcatatatattttttaaatttttagtttttatttaattaatatatggtcGGGTCTACGGGTTGGTTCGGGTTCCACACTCCAGAACTGTTCCCCGAACCAATTATTAGAGAGAGTCATTGGTTTGATTCGAGTTGGACCCAATTACCCATTGGTtttagaaccaatttaattgattCAGTTCGGATTCGGACGAGTAATCGGGTACCCgcgacccgtgctcacccctaggaAAGAATTTTAGAAGAATGGTAGATAATAATGtcttaaattgaattttgatgaccacgtttttttttcttttttccaataGTTCAAACCTCTAACAAAGATCCAAAAGGAAAATGAGGAGGCTCAAGTATAAAACCACAAAAGACACAACACAGGATACtaccaactaaaaaaaattaagaaaacacAAGTatcataaacataaacataagcaAAAGTCTCAATGATAATGtgtgaataaaaaattttggaccaccatatatatatatgaaaatttttaatttaaatgaatTTCCAATTCAGGTAACGTGTGaactaaaagtgaaaaaaaaaatcatttaaaacgTGCTTGTTCAACACTTGGTCTCTTCTCCTAAACCAACAAGTTGTAGTGCATGTACCCCAGAATACCGTTCAAGAGAATTTTGCTTTTGATATTGGAATAGCAACGGTATATTTTCAAAATGTGGTTTGATTGGGTGTTATTCTCAAATGTGGGATCGTTTAATTAGATAAACAAAAatcagaccgtccgatttgtgagaGTACAGAAATCAGACCGAAGAATTTTTGAGAGTACAGAAATCAGACCgagatttttgttaaaaaaattttaaaaatttgaagtataaaaatcggaccctccgatttgtgtatcttccacacttttgaaaaacaccaaaaattacaatgttaaggtatatcactacttttatttccatatacaaaaaaaagagcCACCGTTCAACAATCAACATCATGCCAATACTCCAATAATCTACAAAGTATAAACACAAGTAAATAAGGTATTTTTGAATTTAACTCCCTGTATTTTCTCTagactatatacatatatatatgaccaataattttcttttattaattcaaaGGAACTTTGAATATGACTCACTCTGCTAGGGTTAGCAGGATCATGATATTGAGGTGTCAGCTTAAAAATCCTAATCCCCCATCTCTGTCCTCCTTCGTGCAGGTTCCCTCATTATCGCCAACGGAGACCTTGAACCCAAATCGCTTCTCTCTATTCTCCACCAAATGAGCCCCCTTATCATCTCATGTCCTTAATCGCAATCTTGAACCCCAAACCCCATTGTCTCTTTTATATTAAtacataaaagataaaataattttttacatttttaatgcATCGAACCATTTCAATCCAACTAAATTGTTTTGAAAAATGAAAGACTTTGAATTTAGACTATACATATCAAATCAATTCCTATTTTGTATGTATTCTAAAAAAAGATTCAATTTTCAAACAAAATCAATTCCAAGTTCAAGGAGTCCAAATATACCCATGGAGAATTAACACCAATGGTTTTTTTTCAAATACTTTTTCAAGATAAAGCTTTTGCCTTTACCCTTAATTTCCACTATTCACTAGCTAGCTCAATGAAAATACCGTCATTTGTTTCTTGATGAAATTGCAACAAACACTAAACAGCAACACATATATATGGCATAGCTAAAATTTAATAAACTATTTGGTTATCTTGCCAACGAAAGGACAAACGACGAATGCAGAAACCTTATACATCAAAAGGTACTTTTAGAAAAAGACAGGCAATTCTGCATCTGTTCGGCTGCATGATAACacagttcttctttttctttttttatttattttctttttttctatttttttggggGGCAAAATCATGTTGTAGTTCAGACATCTTTGCCATTGCTTTCCCCTAATTCCATGTTCAGAGCTTCGGCTAGGATCTTCTCCCTATTCTTCTTCTGTCTCTCTACAGCAACCATATATAGGCCTAGACAAGTATAATCATTAATAACAATAAACACAAGTTTACAATTGAACAAATTCAAGAAGAAATTAACACTATAATTAAAC harbors:
- the LOC112741894 gene encoding uncharacterized protein isoform X3 produces the protein MGARGVVGDKWSMRILWACALGSAAGLYMVAVERQKKNREKILAEALNMELGESNGKDV